The genomic window ACCGACGTGTTCTACTATTCCCCGACCTAGGGGCAACCGACTATTGGAATAGTAAAATGGAGATGATCCGGAGCCTGGGAATAGAAGTTTCTCTCTTCGATTTTATGGAAAGAAATGCGACAAAAGAAGAACGGGATGCAGGTTATGACATCGCCGATTTTCTGCTGAGAGAAGAGACAAAGGAGGCTATTTTCAATCGTCTTATCACGTTAAATCCGACCTTGAAAACGCTGTAGATACTAATTGAAAAGTGCACCGTATTTTAATTGAAAAGAGCTCCATCCATACTTGTTACAAAATTACATATAAGTTTAAAATCTTCATTTATCTTGTCTCATTTTTTGTGTTTCTTTGAGCCTATAAGAGAGTCCGGTCATATTTACCAGATAGGCTTTATGTGTAAGCCTGTCGACCATTGCCGCTACAAGCACCTTGTCCTTTATGATTTCATTCCATCTGTTAAAAGCCAAATTAGTAGTAATGATTGTAGCTTTTTTCCCGGCCCTTAAGGACAAGTGGTTAAAAAGCAGTTCTCCTCCTTCCTTGTCACAACTGACATATCCGAATTCATCACAGATAACCAGATCGTATTTTTCAAACCGTAATTGCAACGCCCGCAGTGTCTTTGCGGATTTGGCTTCCCTTATCTGGGTAAGCAAGACAGGGACTGAAGTAAACAATACGGTAAAATCCTGCTGGCAGGCCTTTATTCCTAAAGCCGTAGCAATATGAGTCTTTCCCGTCCCCGGATTTCCATACAGGACTATGTTTCTTCCCTCCCTGATGAAGTCCAGTGTTTCCAATTCAGGCAATATTATCTGTGCCTCTTTGGGCATGTCTTCCATGACAAGTTCATGCAGATACTTCATTTGTGGGAATCCCGCAGATTTTATCCTTGATTTTCTTCTACATTCCCTTCTTCTGACACTTTCCTTTCCAAGCAATTCGGTCAAGAAATGCAAATGGCTCCAGTTTTCTCCGGCTGCCAATGAAAGGGTGTATTCCAGTTCCTCTTTGAAGGCCAGCAGCTTCAGTTCTGTCGCATAGTCATAAATGGTTTCTTTTTCTGATTTCATATATTATAAACTTAAATGGTTGGTATTATATCATGCGCTTCATTGTATCCTGTCATGAGTGCCGTAATGCCTTCAAGCATATCCACGGCTTCTCTTTCTATATTCTCTTGTTGTGCCGGAAGAACAGGCGACTCCATGGATTCTTCCATCTCTTCCTGTGCGTTGCCATGCAACATGGCCTTTACCTGTTCCGGAGATATCTTTCTGACACCACGTCCGGTCAGTTCCCTGCATGCCCTGATGATGTCTGTCCCGGAAAAACCATTTTCCCATGCATAGTCCAGCAGCAGGACGAATGCCCTGTTGTCATTCTTGAAATAGCTGTCATACAGTCTTTTCAGTTCTTCCGGTGCTCTTTGCCAGACCACAGAATGAGGTAATGCACCCGGTTTACGGGAAAGTGTACGCAAGTAGTGCTCCAGCTTGATGCACCAGTCGCCACCACAATAACTGCGTTGGTGCGAGGCCACTTTCTCCTTCCCGTACAGGATGACGATTTTTTCACTGTAGACCTTGACATGTACTTTTTCTCCTACAAGGGAATCAGGTACGGAATAATGAACATTTTTCATGCTGACAGTCGACCACTTGTCCACGATGTACTCATTGACCTCAAAACAGCCAAGGTTGCCGGGAAAAGGCTTCAGCGATGACAAATCAGCCTCCAGACGCGATGATTTCTCCGCTGTTGAAAGACTGCCCTGCTCGTTGTTGACCTGCGTACACATTCGGTTCAAATGCTCCTGGGCGGAACGTATGTCATTGAAATGGTCAGTCAGGCAGAAAGCTTTCCTCCTGACATATTCCACGCTGCGTTCCACATGCCCTTTCTCCCATCCGGCCCGTACATTACAGAAACGGTACTCAAAACAATAGAAACCGGACATCTTCATCAGGGCTTCCGTAGGCTTCTTGTCACCACCGACAAAGCTCTTGACGGCTACACGCATATTGTCATAGACCATCATGGCGGGGACACCATGTATATCCCTGAAGAAGTTGCGGTGGGATTCCATGAAGGCAAGCGTATTCTGATGCCTGAAAAGGTAGGCGTATCTGCCATTGCTATGCCCGAAAGTGAATACGGCCAGATAAAACTTGGTCTTGACACCGTCAATAAAAAGAAGGACTTCACCCCAGTCAAACTCAACAATGCATCCCGGCTCATAGAACAACCGGATAAAGGCTTCGCTCTTTTTCTTCTCTTTGTATGACTCTATATTTTTTATATAACTGCACACTGTGGCATAACTGATGGTATATCCTTTGGATAACAGAAACTGGTGGATATCCTTCTTCAGCATGCGCTGCTTGCGAAGCCCCGTAGCTACCTTAACGGCATTCTTCTTCAGGCAAAACCCGATCTCGTCCTTAATCTCTTGTGTAAGGCGGCGAGGGCGGCGTTTGGAACTGTCATACTTGGGCTGGACGGTAAGCAAATCACTCAAAGCCTCTTCCGGATTATCAGTACGGATGGCTGATTCGTATTCTGAAAGAATATTGTCAACGGTATGACGGCTGACATGAAGTTCACGAGAGATACGCCGTTTGCTATAACCGCATACTCTATACATGTGTATTATTGATTGTCTTTCTACCATAGTCTTCATTTTACCTTTGTATTTGGATGATACAAAGGTCATTATACTTATCCTATGGCGGCGCACTTTTCAATTGGAATATTGGTGCACTTTTCAATTAGTATCTACAGAAACAGGCAGAAAATCCATTTTTAGCCAAACAACCATCAAAAAAGAAGATAGATGGCTGCATAGGTGGCACAAAAGCTGAAAAATAAAAATAGATTGGGAACCCAAAGAAAAAGGATTCACAATCTATTTTTTGTGTATTAGGGAGAGACTTATTACAAGTGGGGAACTTTTTCAGTGCCCTCGGATTTTCCTCTCCTTTTTCTTTTCTATGCTTATACCTTTAAAAGGTCGCAAACAATATAATATATTACTAAACTTCCAAGGAAAGATATGGATAAAAAGCAGATTGTGCTAGAAATACAGAATATTTTATAAAGCGAATTCTGGCGTTGGTCGAAGCTCCAGCGTGTAACTGTATAATGTGCTCAGCAGAAGTCCTATATAATTAGCAATATAAGACAGATACACCACTGATATTCTTTAAAACCCAAGGATAAATATGACTAAATCTATATTTTAATTATTGATGCGAAATTCCTAGAGACCCCTTAAAATAGGAATATGTTGTAATGACTAAGGAAATTCAATCGTATAAAATAATATTGTTACTTCTTATTTTCTATTTACAGACTGGATAAATAGCTCTCAAATTCTTTCAAATCAACCGACTTTGCAGAAAAAACTTTGATATTATACTCGTCATCTATATTTAATTTTCTAAGACAGTTTTTCCATTTACTATCGCAAAGTAGTATATCACAATATGGTATAGCCGATGATATCCTCCTTATATCAAAAAGGTCATTCTTAAAAGTTATATTGTTTTTTACTTCTTTCTCTGAAACGAAGATATATGGTTCTAACAGATTTTGAATTCTCAATGTAGGACAGCAACGAAAGTCACCGTATTGAATATTATTTAATAAGGTTTGAAAATCAAATTTAGTAAAATCAAACTGCTCCACCAAAATTCGGCAAATTTCAGCGTAGATATCATTTGATTGATTACCAGTAATATACGATTCAATCGAGTTAAAAAACATTCTTTTCCTATTATCATACAATATTTTTACAAAACATGTAATTTGCTTATCAGACATTTCAATGGGAAAAGAAGGAATATCTTTAGAATCGAATTCATATTGAATAACTTTTTTCAAGCTAGAATTAAATTCATTCGAAGTAAAATTATGATTAACATATAAGAATGGGTTGGATTCAATATCTTTAATATCTTTTGCTATTTGCTGACAAATAATGGTTCTAATATCATTCAGATAACAATTATCTAATAACTTTGAAATGATAGCATAGTTATCAATCACACCCATACAATGCCTTTGCGATGTTTCGAAAATTGTTTCTGGAGAAGTGCAACAGCATATTTTATTCTGACTTTTTAGATCAAATAGAATATTACGAATTTGATACCATAAATTATTGGTGGGTTCAGACATTCCACTAATAGCAAATTGGTCAAAATAAATAGTTGTCATATTATAACTCTGTTTAATGTTTCTACAAAAATAAGCATAGTTTGCGACTTTGCATCTTTTTAGTCTATATAATTGAACTAATTCGCAAATCTTATTGCAAATAGTCCTATTGAAATGATGAAAAATAGATAGGCTTTCTTATCTTTGCATGGAATGAAAGAAAATCCTTATGGAAAAAGAAAAAGACATAAACCGCATCAAGGTTGTGCTTGTGGAGAAGAAGCGGACCAACAAATGGTTGGCCGAACAATTGGGCAAGGACCCTGCCACGGTATCAAAGTGGTGTACAAACACATCACAACCCGGACTAGAAACACTGTTGGAGATAGCACGTGTTCTGGATGTAGATATTAAAGAACTGCTGAACTCTACACGTGACGATGTTCAGTTAGTCAGAATTCAAAAACAGTAAAGCCAAGTAATGTTATGAACAGTAATGATAGAGCCAATCTTATAAAACGTGTCAACACTTTAGAAGGACTGACCGATAAGGAACGTAGTGCCCTGTTAGGTTTGCTGCGAGAGAATAAAACTTATGGTTTGGTATGGGAAGATAAGCCCGAAGTCGTAGAAGAACGTCTTCGTGATGAACTGCCTATCTTGACAGAGGTGCCGGAACGTACCATTATCAGTGAAGATAAAGATGCACCAAACCATATTCTGATTGAAGGAGATAATCTGGAAGCCCTTGCTACCTTAGCTTATACGCATGAGGGTAAAATTGATATAATCTATATAGATCCCCCATATAATACAGGTAATAATGATTTTATATATAATGATAGCTATGTAGACAAAGAAGATTCTTATCGCCATTCTAAATGGTTGTCATTTATGAGTCGTCGTCTGAGAATAGCAAAAAAATTACTATCTGATTATGGAGTAATATTCATTTCGATTGATGATAATGAACAAGCAGATTTAAAAATATTATGTGATAGTATATTTATGCCATCAAATTTTTGTGGACAATTTATATGGAGAAAGAAAAGTGGAGGTGGACAAACGGACAGATACTTTGTAACAGAACATGAATACATATTAGTTTATCAAGCAACCAATAAATTTTGTTGGAAAGATATTCAAATTGAGAAATCCAGAAAAAATTACAAATACCAAGATGAAAAAGGATCTTATAATCTCATTAAATTAGAAAAATGGGGTAGTTCAGCTCATAAAGAAGATAGACCTTCCATGTATTTTCCTATTAAGAATCCCGACGGTGAAGATTTTTATCCAGTGGCTCCTGATGGAAAAGCTGGAAGATGGAGAGTCGGGGTAAAGAAAATGCAAACTTTAATAAAAGACAATTTAATAGAATGGAAAAATGGGATACCGTATGAAAAAGACTATTATAGTGAAACCGAAGTCAAAACAAAGACTCAAAAAAGTAGAAGTATCTTATATAATGTTGGAGAAACTGGAGATGGCAGTAATTTATTGACCAATATTTTTAGAGAAAAGGATGTTTTTCAAAACCCAAAACCATTAAGTTTAATAAAAGAACTTATATCACATAATAGCGCAAATTATATTCTTGATTTCTTTTCTGGAAGTGGTACTACACTTCATGCGACTATGCAACTTAATGCAGAAGATGGAGGAAATCGTCAATGCATCCTCATAACAAATAATGAAAACAATATTTGTGAAAATATCACTTATAAAAGAAATCAGTTAGTAATTAATGGATATACAGATCTCAACAACGAAGAAGTTCCGGGATTAACGAAAAACAATCTCCGCTACTACCGTACCGGATTTGTTGGTCGCAGTCGCTCGATGCAAAATATGAGGAAACTTGTTAATCTTGCTACAGATATGCTTTGTATCAAGGAAAACCTCTATACGGAGCAAAATACCTTTGGAGGTCAGAAGACTTATAAAAATGTTTTCCGCTATTTCGATGACGGGAAAAAGCAAATGCTTATTATTTATCGTGAAGAAGCCATCGATGAGTTGGTTGATATAATCTATGATATGAACATACCTCAACCAATAAAAGTTTATGTGTTCTCACCCAGTGAAGACCCTTGGGAAGGTTCGTTTGATGATGTCAGTGACAAGGTGGAACTATGTGCTCTGCCACAAGCCATCTACAATACTTACCGAAGAATCTTGCCAAAGAAAAAGGATGCAGTAGTCATGCCGGAAGAAGATGCGCTGGCAAGCACTCAAGAAGATAAAGACCTGTTTGATGGAATGTTGAACTTTGAATACGATGAGGAAGCATAAACATATATCAGATAGAAACATGATATGTGGTTTAAGTTATTCGAAATTTTCGAATAATTGCTTCTGGAAAAAGGTAATTCCATAATAAACACTTAAAATAAAAAAGGAATAATGAAAAATATACCATACCAGCAGAACGCTATCAATGAACTGACAGATAAAACGATCCGTCTGTTAAACCTCGGTGGAAAACGACACAAAATTGTGTTTGAAGCGCCAACAGGTGCGGGAAAAACGGTCATGACCTGTCAGGCTTTGGCAAATATAACCGACGAATTGAAAGAACGTGGTGACAGCCGTTATCAGGAAGTTGCCTATATTTGGTTTGCACCTCGTAAACTTCACCTGCAAAGTTATGCCAGCTTAAAGAATGCCTTTGGCGAAACACGGAAACTTCGGCCTGTAATGTTTGACGAGATTGACCAGAGTGAAGGCATACAACCTGGAGAAATATTGTTTGTCAACTGGGAAAGTGTGAACAAAGAAAGTAATGTCATGGTACGCGAAAACGAAAGCTTTGCTTCTTTGTATGAAATTGCACGACGGACACAAGAAGAATACGATTTGCCCATTGTTGCCATCATAGACGAGGAACACATGTTTTGGTCAAAAACTGCCGATAAATCGGCAGCAGTGCTGGAACGTATCAATCCGGCTGTAGAACTGCGTATTTCGGCCACTCCCAAGACACTTCATCCTGATGAAAAAGTAAAAGTTTACCGACAGGATGTTATTGCGGCTGAAATGATTAAGAAAGAAGTCGTGCTGAATCCTGATATAGAACTGGATTTCAGTGAAGAACGCACACTGAACGAAAATCTGATTAAGGCGGCATTGGCAAAACGTAATCAGTTGGCTGAGCTTTATCAGGAATTGGGCGTCAAAATCAATCCCCTATTACTTATCCAGCTGCCCAACGATGTGAAGGAAACCATGACTTCGGAAGATCAAGCTATCGCAGAACAGGTGAAAACCTATTTGGAAGCTATATGCGGGATAACCGCCGAAAATGGATTATTGGCCGTATGGCTCGCCAACGAAAAAGAGAATCTCGCCGGACTGGAACGTCCCGATAATATGACGCAAGTATTGCTATTCAAAGAAGCAATTGCTTTGGGTTGGGACTGCCCTCGTGCAGCTGTACTGCTAATCTTCAGAAAATTGCAAAGCGACCAGTTTACGATACAAACTGTAGGACGTATTCTGAGAATGCCGGAACAGAAACATTATCCGAAAGAACAGCTTAATATCGGTTATGTTTATACCGACATTGCAAAAGATAAAATTCAGATTGTCACAGCCGATTCCGACTATATCTTGAAAAATACGATTAGGGCATGCAGACGTGAAAATCTTGAGAATGTATCTCTACCGGCTTACTATTCAGAACGCCCTAATGTGGAAAGAAATTATTTAGGACCCGACTTCAAAAAAACATTGTATGAAGTGGCTGATGAATTCTGGAAACTGGAAAGAGGTGCCGGATTGTTTTCTATCGCTGAATTGGCCGCTTTAAGAAATGATAATGATGAATTTACTCCGTTGCCAGAAAGTGATGACGATTTAGTAAATGAAAACAGAAGACGGGTAAAGAATTCAATTCGTTTGGATGTCAAGACAATCAATGTGGAGATTCCGAAAGATGTACACTTCCAGAATGAAGAACAGATATTGAAAGTAGATCAAGTGCGCTTTGCCCGTAAAGCATCTGAAATAGACCGTGTATTTATGGCATATATAAGCGGTAAGGGACATCAATTTGAGAGTAAAGGTAGAGCCGATAAAATAGCCAACTATCTGCTTGAAATGCTCGCCGACTATTTTGGAATTTTCGATACAGATGCCAAGAAGGTCGTTCTTTATTATGATAACAGACCCAAATTTGACCGTTTACTGGACACTGCCTTAGAAACATATGCCCGTAAAAGAGAGCGAGCAAAGAAAAGATCTGCGGCAGCCAGAGAATTAAAACAATACAACTGGGAAATTCCGGAAGAAAGAGTATATGACAGCGAGACTAACCATATCGAAACAGCAAATAATCATGCTTTGCTGCCATTCGTACAACTTAACGAAGCTTCTAATCCGGAGAAGGAATTTGTGAAATATTTGGAAGAACATTCACAATGGATTGACTGGTGGTATAAGAATGGGGACAAAGGAAAACAACATTATGCCATTGCATACGGAAAATCTTTATTTTATATTGATTTCGTTATCCGTATGAAGAATGGACATGTATATCTTTTCGATACGAAAAGTGCCGGAAGTGATGTAACTGCTCCGGAGAAACATAATGCCTTGTTGCAATATATCCAGGAATATTCAACTAAAGATACACCTCTTTATGGAGGAGTTATCATTCAAGATGGAAGTAACTGGCTATATTCCAAACTACCTATTGAGAATACTACTGATTTGTTAAACTGGGATGCTTTTTATCCTGAAAACGCATAAAGATTATGGCTAAAGGTATAGATCCGAAATTTGTTCACTACGGCATCCGCAAAGATGATTTAGCTATGATAGAAGCAATCTGTGAAGCGGAAGGTGTAGATTTTGACTGGTTAAGTGAAGATATTCTGAAGGCCTATCATGCCAAGAAGGTTGACGTGATAGAAATGAGTGATAATGAAACGGAAGACATCATCCGTAATGCAATCCAAAAAATACGTCAATAAATACGATTATGCTGATACAGAGAATTAAAATAAGCAATTATAAGACTTACTTGTCACTTGATCTGGATTTGACAGTCGATGACGATCGCCCTATTATTCTGATTGGCGGTGCAAATGGTGGCGGTAAGACTACTTTATTCGAGGCCATAAGCGGAGCTCTTTATGGTCTGAAAATTGAAAACAAAGAGCATTTCATGGAATTGCTCAATCAGGGAGCCTTAAACACAGCCAAACCTGAGATTTCCTTACAGATAACATTTGTAGGGAAAGTACTCGGTCAGCAACAGAAGTACATATTAAAGCGTGTTTATCAGTTAAATCCGCAAGGAAAGCCATTGGAAAGCGTATCGCTGAACATGAACGGTAACATGTATGTTTACGGTACAATGACTACTCCCAAAGACCGGGTAAAAGCAGAACAGGAAATCAATAAAATCATCAAAGCCAATCTGCCTCAGGAACTGAGCCAGTATTTCCTGTTTGATGCAATGCAATCGAGTGAACTGCTGAAGAAAAATGTATTTGCCCAAACCATTCGTGATAATTTTGAGAATGTATTGGGCTTCAAAAAATACCTTCAGTTAAAGCGTGCTGCTGAAAAGCTACAACAGGAATGGGCTCAACAACGTCTTGAAGCAGAAAAAGAAGCCCAGGAATATAATGAACTATGCGCACAAAAAGACAAGCTGACCGCAGACTTAAATACGTGTATAGCGGAACAAGATGCAAAATATAAGTATCTTGCGTCGGTAGAAGTGGAATATAAACGAGCAAAAGACGGTGCCCAGGAAGCTTCTGCCCTCAATAAGAAGATACAGGAGCTTGCCAGTAAAATTGACGATATTGTAAAGCGTGCAGCAACTTATGCTGAGGACTTGAAAGCATTTGTTGACAATATAGAAATTGATTTATTCTTACCTAAATTAGCTGCAAACCTGGCACAAGAAATCAATAAATCTCTGGAATAACCTCGAAAAACGGGAGAAATGGCGCTAAACGACTTAATATCAGAGTTGTTACGGTGTCAAATAATGACAAGCCGAAGAATCGGAAAACGCAAAGAAAAGCGGATTTAAGAAGAAGAATGGTTTGCAAATCATTACCCGTGAAAGAGTAAGATTTAACATATGAGAGATGCTATTGCACCGTTTGTCACCGATTTGCGTATCAAGGTCTAACTCGTTGATATTTAACTTTGCAAACAAAAAAACGAGTATGGCAAGAAGTACATTCAAAGTGCTGTTCTACGTGAACGGCAGCAAGGAGAAAGACGGTATTGTCCCCATCATGGGACGAGTGACAATCAACGGTACTGTGGCGCAGTTCAGTTGCAAGCAGACCATCCCGAAAACCCTTTGGGATGCGAAAGGCAACCGAGCCAAAGGCAAGAGTGCCGAAGCACGGAACATCAATCTGGCATTGGACAACATCAAGGCGCAAATCATCAAGCACTATCAGCGCATATCCGACCGAGAGGCATACGTAACGGCTGAAATGGTGCGCAATGCCTACCAAGGGGTAGGAAGCGAGTATGAGACACTGATAAAGGCTTTTGACAAGGATTGCGCCAACTTCCTGAAACGTGTCGGCAAAGACCGCAGCATCGGCACATACAAGGTAATGGTAAGGGCAAGGAACTATGTCGCAGCCTTTATCAAGTCATTCTACAGACGGACGGACATGTCCATGCTGGAACTTACGCCCGACTTCATCAAGGAGTTTGCGGCTTATCTTACGGCTGAACGGGGACTGAAAAACGCCACCATCTGGCTGAACTGCATGTGGCTGAAAGGCGTGGTCATGCGTGCGCACTATAACGGACTGATACCGAGAAATCCGTTTGCGCAGTTCCATATCAGCCCGAATGTTAAGGAACGGGAATATCTGACAGAGGACGAAATCAAAAGAATCATGGCGCACGAGTTTGACAACCCCACCCTCGCATTGGTGCGAGACCTGTTCATTTTCGCCTGCTTCACCGCCTTGTCTTTCGTGGATATGAAAGAACTCACAACGGACGAAATAGTGGAGGTGAACGGCGAGAAATGGATATTGTCGAAACGGCACAAGACAAATGTCCCGTTCCAAGTGAAGCTGCTTGATATTCCCTTGCAGATAATCGAACGGTACAAGTATCTGTCGGAAGACAAGCTGGTTTTCGGGAAAATCAACTATTGGACGATGTGCAAACAACTGAAAAAGGTAATGGCGGAATGCGGAATAGAGAAGCAAATCTCCTACCATTGCGCACGTCATACGTTTGGAACACTGGCTCTTAGCAAGGGGATGCCCATTGAAAGCGTGAGCCGTGTTCTGGGACACACGAACATTGTCACGACTCAAATCTATGCGAAGATAACCACACAGAAACTTGACAATGACCTGACGATGTTCGGCAACAAGCTGAACGCATCGTTCGGAAGTGTAACCCCATAACCAAGCATAGCCATGAAACGAAGCATCATCACAACGGACGGCAACGGCAACATCACCTTGCCGACCGACATTAGCGCAACCGCCATGAGCGAATGGGAACTTTGCGACCTGTTCGGAGTAACCGCCCCGACATTCCGTGCAGGGCTGAAGGCTCTTTGCAAGAGCGGAATTTTAAGGGAATACGGGATAAGGCGAAGCATACGGGTATCCGATAATTGCTGTATGGAGGTTTACAACCTTGAAGCGATAGTTACCCTCGCTTTCCATATCGGCACATTCGGAGCGGAACGGGTACGCAATGCTGTTCTTGAAAGACTGTACCTGCGAAAAGAGAAAACAAGCATCTTTTTCTCGCTGAATACCAACGGTATATCCAAATCCGAATACTTCTCGTAGCTGAATGCCTGACATTATTCACTCGGTAAGTCAGTAATTCATTAAGTCAGTACGACAGAACGACAGACGCTCTGATTTTTTCTCCCGAAAAGCGTAATCCGACATTTGCTTTTCGGGAGTTTTTCCGTTTGCACAACCCGTTTCCTGCCCCAAGCCATTGAAAGTTTTTGTTTCGGGGGCTATTTGTCACCATTCTGCCGTGTTTTGCATAACAACCTATCCGATAATTGATTATATTTTTGCAGCTGGTAATTTTCAAACTTAAAACCATTTGATTATGTCAGCTATCGAACAACAGGACAGCCACAGACCGCCATCGGATGGCGGCATGGCAAAGGAAGAATTTATCCGTGTCGGGACAACGCTCTACAAGATTGTGGAGCAACCGAGACTGAACGGAGGGTATGTGAAGAAACGCATCGCATGGAACAACGAGACCCTGCGACAGGATTACGGCAAGGATTACATCGGCAGCGTTCCCAAGTATGACGGCTTCTGCACCGTACCCGAACACATCGGCTACCGTTCCGTGGTCGGCAAGTTCCTTAACCTCTACGAACCGATAGACCACCGACCGCAGGAGGGCGATTTATCGCATATCCAATCTTTGGTACGGCACATCTTCGGGGAACAATACGAGTTGGGGATGGACTATCTGCAACTGCTCTACCTGCAACCGATTCAGAAGTTGCCTATCTTGCTGTTGGTGTCGGAAGAACGCAACACGGGCAAAAGCACCTTCCTGAACTTTCTGAAAGCCCTTTTCCAGAACAACGTGACTTTCAACACCAACGAGGATTTCCGCAGCCAGTTCAATTCCGATTGGGCCGGTAAGCTCCTTATCGTGGTGGATGAGGTGTTGCTCAACCGCAGGGAGGACAGCGAACGGTTGAAGAACCTCAGCACCACACTTTCCTACAAGGTAGAAGCCAAAGGCAAAGACCGTGACGAGATTGCGTTCTTCGCCAAATTCGTGCTGTGCTCCAACAACGAGCATCTGCCCGTAATCATAGACGCAGGGGAAACACGCTATTGGGTACGCAAGATAGACCGCTTGCG from Parabacteroides distasonis ATCC 8503 includes these protein-coding regions:
- a CDS encoding helix-turn-helix transcriptional regulator, with protein sequence MEKEKDINRIKVVLVEKKRTNKWLAEQLGKDPATVSKWCTNTSQPGLETLLEIARVLDVDIKELLNSTRDDVQLVRIQKQ
- a CDS encoding DEAD/DEAH box helicase → MKNIPYQQNAINELTDKTIRLLNLGGKRHKIVFEAPTGAGKTVMTCQALANITDELKERGDSRYQEVAYIWFAPRKLHLQSYASLKNAFGETRKLRPVMFDEIDQSEGIQPGEILFVNWESVNKESNVMVRENESFASLYEIARRTQEEYDLPIVAIIDEEHMFWSKTADKSAAVLERINPAVELRISATPKTLHPDEKVKVYRQDVIAAEMIKKEVVLNPDIELDFSEERTLNENLIKAALAKRNQLAELYQELGVKINPLLLIQLPNDVKETMTSEDQAIAEQVKTYLEAICGITAENGLLAVWLANEKENLAGLERPDNMTQVLLFKEAIALGWDCPRAAVLLIFRKLQSDQFTIQTVGRILRMPEQKHYPKEQLNIGYVYTDIAKDKIQIVTADSDYILKNTIRACRRENLENVSLPAYYSERPNVERNYLGPDFKKTLYEVADEFWKLERGAGLFSIAELAALRNDNDEFTPLPESDDDLVNENRRRVKNSIRLDVKTINVEIPKDVHFQNEEQILKVDQVRFARKASEIDRVFMAYISGKGHQFESKGRADKIANYLLEMLADYFGIFDTDAKKVVLYYDNRPKFDRLLDTALETYARKRERAKKRSAAARELKQYNWEIPEERVYDSETNHIETANNHALLPFVQLNEASNPEKEFVKYLEEHSQWIDWWYKNGDKGKQHYAIAYGKSLFYIDFVIRMKNGHVYLFDTKSAGSDVTAPEKHNALLQYIQEYSTKDTPLYGGVIIQDGSNWLYSKLPIENTTDLLNWDAFYPENA
- the istB gene encoding IS21-like element helper ATPase IstB, with amino-acid sequence MKSEKETIYDYATELKLLAFKEELEYTLSLAAGENWSHLHFLTELLGKESVRRRECRRKSRIKSAGFPQMKYLHELVMEDMPKEAQIILPELETLDFIREGRNIVLYGNPGTGKTHIATALGIKACQQDFTVLFTSVPVLLTQIREAKSAKTLRALQLRFEKYDLVICDEFGYVSCDKEGGELLFNHLSLRAGKKATIITTNLAFNRWNEIIKDKVLVAAMVDRLTHKAYLVNMTGLSYRLKETQKMRQDK
- the istA gene encoding IS21 family transposase, whose amino-acid sequence is MKTMVERQSIIHMYRVCGYSKRRISRELHVSRHTVDNILSEYESAIRTDNPEEALSDLLTVQPKYDSSKRRPRRLTQEIKDEIGFCLKKNAVKVATGLRKQRMLKKDIHQFLLSKGYTISYATVCSYIKNIESYKEKKKSEAFIRLFYEPGCIVEFDWGEVLLFIDGVKTKFYLAVFTFGHSNGRYAYLFRHQNTLAFMESHRNFFRDIHGVPAMMVYDNMRVAVKSFVGGDKKPTEALMKMSGFYCFEYRFCNVRAGWEKGHVERSVEYVRRKAFCLTDHFNDIRSAQEHLNRMCTQVNNEQGSLSTAEKSSRLEADLSSLKPFPGNLGCFEVNEYIVDKWSTVSMKNVHYSVPDSLVGEKVHVKVYSEKIVILYGKEKVASHQRSYCGGDWCIKLEHYLRTLSRKPGALPHSVVWQRAPEELKRLYDSYFKNDNRAFVLLLDYAWENGFSGTDIIRACRELTGRGVRKISPEQVKAMLHGNAQEEMEESMESPVLPAQQENIEREAVDMLEGITALMTGYNEAHDIIPTI
- a CDS encoding site-specific DNA-methyltransferase, producing MNSNDRANLIKRVNTLEGLTDKERSALLGLLRENKTYGLVWEDKPEVVEERLRDELPILTEVPERTIISEDKDAPNHILIEGDNLEALATLAYTHEGKIDIIYIDPPYNTGNNDFIYNDSYVDKEDSYRHSKWLSFMSRRLRIAKKLLSDYGVIFISIDDNEQADLKILCDSIFMPSNFCGQFIWRKKSGGGQTDRYFVTEHEYILVYQATNKFCWKDIQIEKSRKNYKYQDEKGSYNLIKLEKWGSSAHKEDRPSMYFPIKNPDGEDFYPVAPDGKAGRWRVGVKKMQTLIKDNLIEWKNGIPYEKDYYSETEVKTKTQKSRSILYNVGETGDGSNLLTNIFREKDVFQNPKPLSLIKELISHNSANYILDFFSGSGTTLHATMQLNAEDGGNRQCILITNNENNICENITYKRNQLVINGYTDLNNEEVPGLTKNNLRYYRTGFVGRSRSMQNMRKLVNLATDMLCIKENLYTEQNTFGGQKTYKNVFRYFDDGKKQMLIIYREEAIDELVDIIYDMNIPQPIKVYVFSPSEDPWEGSFDDVSDKVELCALPQAIYNTYRRILPKKKDAVVMPEEDALASTQEDKDLFDGMLNFEYDEEA
- a CDS encoding DNA modification system-associated small protein; this translates as MAKGIDPKFVHYGIRKDDLAMIEAICEAEGVDFDWLSEDILKAYHAKKVDVIEMSDNETEDIIRNAIQKIRQ